One genomic region from Mytilus trossulus isolate FHL-02 chromosome 9, PNRI_Mtr1.1.1.hap1, whole genome shotgun sequence encodes:
- the LOC134684583 gene encoding uncharacterized protein LOC134684583, protein MSCRSTALVDLDEKRLVVRIAFPLNQYLSQKEIEDIDVLPRSAALHLMENLNISPYINGSLCMRKDKTFQKRNDGWIKECKNTVSVPNLKETESSCILGASCSDIKCCVDVGIIGKSFMYFIKIDPCKSTLTIGIENMLLKQSLIEFEFGERKEFYIKGTFGMEYVVDELQRSNEYLVSVNISVCLEPNKSKCYIQTQIVKDLLITKPQCNWNMDFKTPGFSLKSWMQTNQFSIHNKLPVYGNYLLMDKLGVSKYLLKNFCQQNRTLEQSTVNGWIEDCPLTIEKPQLENGVTCTLMRSCTGVECCIDVELINRSILFKLDLDPCNHNLLLRIENLLNKISLLNFDWGRVIRFSLENVFRIDYSIYDLSSRRLFQIDMNISACFESTGFCMFSQRVLTKTLLVKKPCEWVTGFVNANFSVGKWKADNNIQDGQYLHPTEILRLTEALGIKPYLQKDKCDKYREPYSQNIQGFSSGCNKVLPIITIPQDVVCHVGEQCTELSCCTETEIIARSLEVKLILDPCDFKLTIAIERLLFEVNLFHFEWGHQKQFDLYGVMEVSFSLENLYEEKKYLLNLNQTVNIQADEPTSYVLFKNYLLPKRTCEWNSEFFIEDFSLYQWMINRHLSPDATLPPYMLYRLYEETNLAAYLEDPMCQKVSPPYNGDWSKECAFYMSLPRLSPSVACQILETCLGITCCVENKFLQRTFQIYFELDPCSSKLSIGIEKVFYNTTLTDFKWGLDNYFSLQGIVRVMYNIDDLHTENMYLITMKIMFCFESTSSECSENDQFKVLENTMLPKGFCDWSDHMSPSGFSLKQWYIEKGLAPSDTLSDWMKSHLLNEMKVSSYLNIQECRRSDINSPQSINGWKKDCTNTVSLPTLDDQLSCLLSSECTYVECCVDVHFIPRSFMFYLHIDPCEYQITVGIERFYRNISLINYNWGVTQDLWLVGVFHVSFNIKSFPGERLYVVSLNISICFEDIKPCYLSVQILYKTRLPRRLCTWETNYYIEKFSLEKWKESKYINKDQHLPAYGLSLLFEEIGISPFLKIEQCSADITKYRTNRPIKDDCPLKRPSEIHTIVPCYIPSLCTGIECCVHADALRRDFEITVMLDPCQFVLTIGIETFMRNLSVATLELGKLQTFSLGGIMNILMIIDKIEKEHVYLVSLNVTVCTESNKPCEQNLIVLRNALFPILQCASDLQFITENFSFIDWKEENKISGEQLSENEASKLISEIGLSYYLKTKSCNSSNYPYMPSSSGWNNSFY, encoded by the exons ATGAGTTGTAGATCTACTGCCCTCGTTGATTTAGACGAGAAGAGACTGGTCGTTAGAATTG CCTTTCCCCTCAATCAGTATCTTTCACAAAAAGAAATAGAAGATATTGATGTCTTACCAAGATCTGCAGCTTTACATTTGATGGAGAATCTCAATATCTCACCATATATCAATGGATCATTATGTATGAGAAAGGATAAAACTTTTCAGAAAAGAAATGATGGATGGATCAAAG AATGCAAGAACACAGTGTCCGTACCTAATTTGAAGGAAACAGAAAGTAGCTGTATTTTGGGAGCATCATGTTCAGACATTAAATGTTGTGTGGATGTTGGTATCATCGGCAAATCATTTATGTACTTTATAAAGATTGACCCTTGTAAATCAACGCTGACCATTGGAATAGAGAACATGTTGTTGAAACAATCTTTGATAGAATTTGAATTTG GAGAGAGAAAAGAATTCTACATCAAAGGAACATTTGGAATGGA GTATGTAGTTGATGAGTTACAGAGAAGTAATGAGTATTTGGTTTCTGTTAATATCAGTGTATGTTTGGAACCTAACAAATCTAAATGCTATATACAGACACAAATAGTCAAAGATCTGCTCATCACTAAGCCCCAGTGTAACTGGAATATGGACTTCAAAACACCAG GTTTTTCATTAAAGTCTTGGATGCAAACAAACCAATTCAGCATTCATAATAAACTTCCTGTGTATGGTAACTATCTGTTGATGGACAAACTTGGTGTTTCTAAATACCTATTAAAAAACTTTTGTCAACAAAACAGGACATTGGAACAAAGTACAGTGAATGGATGGATAGAAG atTGTCCATTGACTATTGAGAAGCCACAGTTAGAGAATGGAGTAACATGTACACTAATGCGGTCATGTACTGGTGTAGAATGTTGTATTGATGTTGAACTGATTAATAGATCTATTTTGTTTAAGCTCGATCTGGATCCATGCAACCATAATTTGTTACTCCGCATTGAAAATCTTTTGAACAAGATTTCActattaaattttgattggG GTCGTGTCATTCGATTTTCTCTTGAAAATGTATTCCGAATCGA CTACTCCATCTATGACCTATCAAGTAGGCGATTGTTCCAGATAGACATGAACATAAGTGCTTGTTTTGAATCTACTGGATTCTGCATGTTTTCACAAAGGGTATTAACAAAGACTCTTCTTGTAAAGAAACCATGTGAATGGGTCACAGGTTTTGTAAATGCCA ATTTTTCAGTGGGAAAGTGGAAAGCAGATAATAATATACAAGATGGACAGTATTTACATCCAACAGAAATTTTGAGACTGACAGAAGCCTTAGGAATCAAACCATActtacaaaaagacaaatgtgACAAATACAGGGAACCGTATAGCCAAAACATACAAGGTTTTAGTTCAg GTTGTAATAAAGTTTTGCCTATTATAACCATACCTCAGGATGTTGTCTGTCATGTTGGAGAACAATGTACTGAACTTTCCTGTTGTACAGAAACGGAAATCATTGCAAGATCCCTTGAGGTTAAACTAATCCTCGATCCATGtgattttaaattgacaataGCCATTGAAAGATTACTTTTTGAAGTTAATCTATTCCATTTTGAATGGG GTCATCAGAAACAGTTTGATTTGTATGGAGTCATGGAAGTTTC GttttctttagaaaatttaTATGAAGAAAAGAAGTACTTATTGAATCTGAATCAGACTGTTAATATTCAAGCTGACGAACCTACATCTTATGTTCTGTTTAAAAACTACCTTTTACCAAAGAGAACATGCGAATGGAATTCAGAATTTTTCATTGAAG ATTTCTCACTATATCAATGGATGATAAACAGACACTTATCACCTGATGCTACTTTACCCCCTTACATGTTATATCGACTGTATGAGGAAACAAATCTAGCAGCATATCTGGAGGACCCGATGTGTCAAAAAGTATCTCCTCCATACAACGGAGATTGGTCTAAAG aatgTGCATTTTACATGAGTTTACCAAGATTGTCTCCATCAGTGGCTTGTCAAATACTTGAAACGTGCTTAGGAATTACATGTTGTGTGGAAAATAAATTTCTACAGAGAACATTCCAAATCTATTTTGAACTTGATCCTTGCAGTAGTAAACTAAGCATTGgaatagaaaaagtattttACAATACAACGTTGACAGATTTCAAATGGG gtTTGGACAATTATTTTAGCCTGCAAGGAATTGTTAGAGTCAT GTATAATATTGACGATTTACACACTGAGAACATGTATCTCATAACTATGAagatcatgttttgttttgagaGCACATCATCGGAGTGTTCAGAGAATGACCAGTTCAAAGTCCTTGAGAATACAATGTTACCAAAAGGTTTCTGTGATTGGTCAGATCATATGTCACCTTCAG GCTTTTCTCTGAAGCAATGGTATATAGAAAAAGGACTAGCACCAAGTGACACTTTATCAGACTGGATGAAATCACATTTGTTGAATGAAATGAAAGTTTCGTCATACCTTAATATCCAAGAATGTAGGAGGTCTGATATAAATTCTCCTCAAAGTATCAATGGTTGGAAGAAAG ATTGTACAAATACAGTTTCATTGCCAACATTGGATGACCAATTGTCCTGCCTTCTGTCTTCTGAATGTACTTATGTAGAATGCTGTGTCGATGTTCATTTCATACCAAGGTCATTTATGTTCTACCTTCATATTGATCCATGtgaatatcaaataacagtTGGAATAGAAAGATTCTACCGGAATATATCATTGATAAACTACAATTGGG gagTCACACAGGATCTCTGGTTGGTAGGAGTTTTTCACGTATCTTTCAACATCAAAAGTTTTCCAGGAGAAAGATTGTATGTTGTGTCACTAAATATAAGCATATGCTTTGAAGACATAAAGCCTTGTTATTTGTCTGTACAGattttgtataaaactagaCTGCCTAGACGTCTTTGTACCTGGGAAACTAACTATTATATAGAAA agtTCTCATTAGAAAAATGGAAAGAATCCAAGTATATCAACAAAGATCAACATTTACCAGCATATGGATTGTCACTTTTGTTTGAAGAAATTGGTATATCACCTTTCTTGAAGATAGAACAGTGCAGTGCAGACATAACTAAGTACAGAACAAATCGTCCAATCAAAGATG acTGTCCTTTGAAAAGACCATCTGAGATCCACACAATTGTTCCATGTTATATTCCATCTCTGTGTACTGGTATCGAGTGTTGTGTCCATGCTGATGCTCTAAGAAGAGATTTTGAAATAACTGTTATGCTGGATCcctgtcagtttgttttaactATAGGAATTGAAACCTTTATGAGGAACCTCTCTGTTGCAACATTAGAACTAG gAAAGCTACAGACGTTTTCATTAGGAGGAATAATGAATATATT AATGATAATCGACAAGATTGAGAAGGAGCATGTTTATCTTGTATCACTGAATGTTACTGTATGTACAGAAAGCAACAAACCATGTGAACAGAACTTAATAGTGTTAAGAAATGCATTATTTCCAATATTACAATGTGCATCTGATTTACAGTTTATTACTGAAA atttttcatttattgactggaaagaagaaaataaaatatcaggaGAACAATTGTCAGAAAATGAAGCTTCCAAACTGATTTCTGAAATAGGACTATCTTATTACCTAAAAACTAAATCCTGTAATAGTTCCAACTATCCGTATATGCCATCAAGTTCAGGCTGGAATAATA gtTTCTACTAa